Within the Salmo salar chromosome ssa12, Ssal_v3.1, whole genome shotgun sequence genome, the region tttatgttacagacttattctaaatgtattaaatgatttttttcacatacattatcaagcatttcacacacattatccagatactgactgttacctcttggtggtctatagcagcttcccaccagaatgggctttaggtgagtcagatgaacctgtagccgtattacttcaacagtatttaacattagatcgtctctaagctttacaggaatgtggttctgaatatagaccacaacaccgcctccgttggcatttctgtcttttcggtagatgttataaccatgtattgctaaaaCTGTATCATCCAAGgttttatctaagtgagtttcagagatagtcagaatatgaatgtcatctgttacaagcaagttattgacttcatggaccttgtttcttaagctacatatgttaatatgggctattttttagcacttttctgggttgcttgattgtttttaatgctttactgggaagcttatcagaggtagacttactcctgttatttacattggagttgatagtgcagggtgagctgcataaagtggtcttcctactattgcacaccgcctcagtgctaacagtgtaactcgggtctataggctcatgattactgcttacaataaCTGTAGGATACATAGATGTATTTGATGCAATTAGGGATATATAAATTAAATTACTTACActgtgtttgccaatgcccctaagatcatgtacatttgatgcagcattatgacgactcattgtcacaatggtaggaattaactgagctggtcttggatcatttaTCAGTCATTGTTTCAACTCAGCCTTGAATTGcatggacagagtccaggagccaagatgatttggatggactccgtcattcctgtagagtatcttctgtttccagaaggtgtcaaagttatcaataaaagtgactccagcagagctacaatagtcttttagccagatgtgtaatgccagcagacggcccaacgatggtactggacctgaaGTTATTGGCCGTTTTTTGgagtcttttaatgctaaaatcagttctttaaaatctatTTTCAAATGTTCtgagctagccctcctgatgtcgtttgacTCCAAATGGACTGCAACAGTGTCAGCTCCCGGGatctgtggtagaacagtcggAAGCTGCCTTGTTATGTCCTGTAATCATCactgggtaacaatgaagtaccttactgtaatagatttcTATTAAATAgggcaaaaatagctttttaacAAAAAccttctcaagcaagaatttccCATGACTGTCTGGGAGTTGtctgagtggagagggggaaactgctattggcagagaggtttggaactctctttgatATTGGTTTATTAACCAATTCACCGcagggtgatgtcaccatggaaagccgaATCTCCCGCCCATGCAAACCTGTTGATTTGAAGCTCCTGTGTACATCGTATTTTCAACCagaaactatcaggaaataactcattttttcacacttttacagagttagtttcatcagctgttgtacaatatgatacaaaacacaggatAATTACATTTTGACTACACCGGGCCTTTACACTAAACAGACCTAGAAATACATTTCACACCCATTGCAAAACAAAAATAAAGGACATATCAACTGATATTGTCATGGCCCAGTAACTttacaacaagctctcacagacacactgcaGAATCCGACGTTTGAAACTTCTTAAGGATCGGCGTCccatcaacgggacagttgtaaatcattcaCGCATTATGTcaagatcgcagattttagagaagcAACAAATATCGGTACatagaagtgtcttatatcggctgaaagcttaaattcttgttaattacaactgcactgtccaatttacagtagctattatagcgaaaaaatgccatgctattgtttgagagagctcctaacaacaaaaccgTTTTTTCACCACTATAGGTTTCATAAATtccctctgaaggtgaaatgtgtacttacattctgaaatcttgctctgatttatcatccaaagggtcccagagataacatgaagtgtcgttttgttagataaaatcctttttcatatcctaaaaaagtccatatagcatgcacgctCGATGTTGTATTTTCACTCGTTCAATTtacaaagaaaggaatctgtgaaaatctaaccctaaacgttgtttctcAATGAGTCAAATCACGTTAGtatctattcctcagagatcctagaaggtaacaagacttcactatttcattaggggtgtagtatatcctataggacaccatatttggtcagagagcaacGACTTCATGGTACACAGATGACGAAGGGCGACCATCTCTTGAATGACTatatctttgtcaaataagcaccaattggggtcaaacaaagctagctagatagccaatgagctgggctttacgggagtacCCGGTAAACCATGTAAATGTCATAAAATGTATTTGCATTTTGGACAAATATTAcaaggatattcagagttatgaagttatgaaaactggttgttttgcaaatgttgaacttataatatggctactaatacttggaaagctaaatcaaagtccaagtatacagatttgacgatattcttgcagaaaaatggaaTATAAATgtgaatgtctccttcacgatttgcccaaatgtacatTGGGACTTCATACTAAAAGTCTTGAGGATCAGTCATACTccaagttatccatctgaaactttgcacatacactgctgccgtcttgtggacactatcggagttacaaccagagtgatggctataaCAGAGacatttctcttgcatttcaaagatggtggtaaaaAAACACTGGTTGGttatttctttgtattttcttctaccagatctattgtgttatattctcctaaatttaattcacatttccacaaacttcaaagtgtttcctttcaaatggtaccaagaatatgcccATTTTAAATATgcccattttaaatatttattggaggatttatatttttgtattgcttgtaactgtttcgggtaatgcaagttcttgtgctgtcaggggaataacctatgtgtaaatgtaatctgttgctgtatttttttgtgttatctgtgatcgTTTTGTTTCTCTTGTGTAGTTTTTTTAATCATTGTAtctaaactgtatgtgtaaacatgtgtacgcagggcccagctgtaaaagagaccttggtctcagtctgtgttccttgttgaaataaaggtataataataataataatatccttacttcagggcctgagctacaggctgttagatttgggtatgtcatttaggcaaaaattgaaaaaaaggggccatCCCTTTTTAAAGGTCACATTTTtgaaggttaagtttagggttaaagGAGATTGTTCACTCTTTTACAACTTGATGTTATCAACTTGATGTTTCATCCTGAAAATCGTCTATGGGCCAGGACAAACTGTAATCCGTGACTACATTTTATTTTGACAACCATTAGAAActtcagctaactttagccatCACTAGCTAAAAATCAATGGAAGTGATGGGGACATGTgagcatgtttaaaaaaaatgatgtCCAAATGCCCTGAAATCAACTCTATGGGTTGATGCTACTTAAAGGTGATttggccatttaaaaaaaaatcatgctCACATGCCCCCATCACTTCCAGTTTGTAATGGACAGTTTTTCCTGGTCCTTAGACTTTCAGGctgaggaaccatctaacatcaagttgtaaaatagtgAATGACTcctttaaggtttgggatagggttaaaaccagAACAAAGGGTGCATAGCACATGGATTGAACACGCAACCCTTGGAGCCGGATCTCAGGCTTACTCacatccaccatccccatccacaacccCCTAGgaaaacccaagcctacttgatggtaatagtgctCATGGTTGCTCCTAGTGGCAGATTTTGAAGGCATCTCCCGACGTTCTGGGGACCTGGATGGACttaattaaaacatttatttttacattttttatggaAAATGCTTACTTGAATGTAAGCTGAATATTACTTGAATTGAAGCTTTGTTTGATTTGTCTTAATCTCATAGCAATATTTCTTAATTGAACACACAGCAACATGTGTTTTGGCTTGCACCTTaacagcagcaggtagcctagtggtaagagtgtTTGActtataaccgaaaggttgcaagatcgaatccccgagcagacaaggtaaacatctgcgcttcaacaagacagttaacccactgttcctaggccgtcattgaaaataagaaattgttcatAACGGACTTGcctgtttaaataaaaaataattcccTACCAAACAGTGTTCTTTTTGTCTACAATAACTATGACAAAAGAAATAGTGGTCAACAACCAATTGTTTTCTGACGAAAACTATTAATGAGACAATTATAACAAATTAACCAAATGTCTCCTATCTTAACTTTCAGAAAATATTCTGGGCTGTTCTACCAATTGGTCTGAGGAGGTCACAGTCACCTACGCGAACCACAATATAGCGAGAGAGAACAAGAACAAGATGTACAATGAAAGGCTATCCTTTCAGACAACAACATTTCCCACCACACCTTCTCTTATCACGCTCTGATAACTATTGTGAAATGTTAAGGTGAGCATTAGATTATGGCTTAAACTATCAAAGGAGGTTCTATCAAAACACTTCTATAAAAGTACTGAAATCAACTCATAAAATGGCACTTTATCCTTTCAAACCCTTCATTCTGGGTTGTACAATCTAAATAATAACTTATCCGTATTCCATAAGTCTAACACTTGTAAAACCATTGTAGTAGAATGGTTTAAATTAAGACCTTCGCTTCATACAGTtacacacatgcttcattacaCAAGTTCATTTACGGAAATACTATCATCATAATAAAGCTAAAATCTACAGTCAAGGTTATACTTCTATCAACGGGAGTGAATCTAtcaaaaaatacacacacataaacaaggGATTTGTAGCTCAGTGTTTAACCATTGTTTCCATAGCCCTTACCACAATGGTGTAAATATAGATGATTAACTCAACTTTAAACCTTCTAAACTTGTCAAACAAAAACAACCTTCAGTTATTACTCATTGTCTATATCTACAGTGGGAAAGGGAAGCTCATCCAGCATCGGCAGTTCACCATCCTCTTGAGGACCATTAAACATGATTCCTGCTGAGACCTTATTAGCCAGGGAGCATGCCTTACAGCCTTACAGCATGTTAGATAGCCTTACAGCATGTTAATAATACAATTATGCAGACTAAGCAAAAAACACACGCTGCAGCCCATTGGGCAATTTGAGATCCCCAACTTCCAAACAGGGATTCCAACCAAGTTGTAAGCGTCCATTCTAGTTGTGGGGAATTATTTTTAGCAACAGTGGCAATGTATTCGGCAAGATCAGTCACATTAGATGAGCGACCTGGGACAAAAGTACAACATTCATCGCCAATGATTGCACAAGTGCCCCCTTGAGCTGCCAAAAGATAGTCAAGAGCCTCTCTGTTTTGAAGAGTCAATTCAGCCAATTCTTTTAGTTCCCTATTCAATTGTTCCAGGGCATTTCGAGTAGCATTGCCAAATTTCTCTACGTGTCTAGAGATATCACGAATTTGGTCTAGGGCACCTGCAACTCCATACCCAGGGAAAAACCCGTCAAAGAACCTGGAGGCAGGTGCCTGAGTGTGAGTGATGTCAGCCAGAGACCTCTTATCTCTCCTCATTCCAGGAGGTCTGTAGTCTCTAAAGAGAGCCTTCAGATTCTTGTCATTGTTTGGAACGGTTCTCATTGCTGTCACCACAAACCCAACAGTACAAGTACCTCCCCAGTTCAGGGGAAGGTTATAATAAGCTGTCTtaccacacaaccagtaggtgCCATTAGGGGCTCCTCTCAGAGTTGTTCTATGTTTGTCAAACCAAATTGTAAACGGTTCCTTATCAACCTGACCATTCTCCTGTATCACCTTTAAATTGCAAGCATTTGATCCATTAATATGCATTGTACAATTACATTTGAATTCACCCAAATAGTGATCTCCATATCCTCTAATACACCAAGGGGCAGTCACCACCCTAGCCACTGAAATGGGCGGGAGTGAGACATTATCAGGTCTCACATAACAGAATATATTGGGTTGATTATATACCTTAACATTGTTGGTCATAGTATTAAAAGGTATTTTTCCTGCCAATGCTATAGTAAAGTTCACCC harbors:
- the LOC106564147 gene encoding endogenous retrovirus group 3 member 1 Env polyprotein, which gives rise to MRPRQFCRCRVALLCISTGMLIGTVGCLLVGNPTEGQMSPEPKGPTQPWSSGPEVDGHRRRRALLGLHNHEDNLFLSRAQMVANLTSKGKDCWVCGLSPVKVGAGFPLVGVPIGVNFTIALAGKIPFNTMTNNVKVYNQPNIFCYVRPDNVSLPPISVARVVTAPWCIRGYGDHYLGEFKCNCTMHINGSNACNLKVIQENGQVDKEPFTIWFDKHRTTLRGAPNGTYWLCGKTAYYNLPLNWGGTCTVGFVVTAMRTVPNNDKNLKALFRDYRPPGMRRDKRSLADITHTQAPASRFFDGFFPGYGVAGALDQIRDISRHVEKFGNATRNALEQLNRELKELAELTLQNREALDYLLAAQGGTCAIIGDECCTFVPGRSSNVTDLAEYIATVAKNNSPQLEWTLTTWLESLFGSWGSQIAQWAAACVFCLVCIIVLLTCCKAI